ACGCGCAGCTGGCCGAGATCATCGCGAAGCTGCTCGAAGCCACCAAGGGAGAGTGACGTGGGCGTCGACCTGCGCGGAGGCGAGTGGCTCGACGACAACCTCGCCAACTGGGACGAGCGCGTCGCGGTGCACGTCGCGTCGGAGATGTACGACCGCACCCGGCTCCGCGAGGGCGGTGACGTGCTCGATCCGATCGTGCGCGAGACGCTCGCTCGGCTCTATCCCGACGGGCTCGAGGGCCTGCGGGTGCTGCACCTGCAGTGCCACTTCGGCTCCGACACCCTGTCGCTCGCGAACCTCGGGGCGACGGTCGTCGGCATCGACTTCTCGCCGCAGGCGGTCGCCGAAGCGCGTCGCATGGCCGACGAGCTCGGCCTCTCGCAGCGCGCCCGGTTCATCGAGGCGAACGTCTACGACGCCCGCCACATGCTGCCCGAACCCGAGTCGTTCGACCTCGTCTTCACCTCGTGGGGCACGATCGGCTGGCTTCCGGATGTCGCGGAGTGGGCACGCATCGTGTCGTGGTTCGTGAAGCCGGGCGGCCGGTTCGTCTTCGCCGACGGGCACCCCACCGCGTTCGTGTTCGACGGCGACGGCGGGCCCGGCGGTCTGCCGGCGTTCGCCTACCCGTACGCGAACGAGTCGCCCGACATCATCGACGACCCGAGCGACTACGCAGACGCCGAGGTCGCGCTCGCCAACGCACGCACGTGGGAGTGGACGCATCCGCTCGGCGAGGTCGTCGCGGCGCTGCGCGATGCCGGCCTCGACATCGAGACGTTCACCGAGCACTACCGGGTGCCGTGGCGCATCTTCCCGGCGACGGTCGACCTCGGCGACGGCATGTACGGCTGGCCCGCCGAGCAGTGGCTGCCGCTCTCGTACGAGCTCGTCGCGGTGCCGCGCACCACGCCGGTCGAGTAGCACGACGCGCGGATCGAGGCCACGGCCCCGATCGTCGCGGATGCCTCGGAGTGAGACCGCTCCGAGGCATCCGCCGTTCTCGGGAAATCAGTCGAGCGGGCCCTCGTCGGCCGAGCGCAGTGCCTCGCCGAGTGCGCTGCCGAGTTCGTTGCGGTAGTCGCCCGAGAGGTCCCACCACATCGCACCGCCGTAGCCCTGGCCGGCGAGCCATTCGGCCTTCGCGGTGACGGACTTCGGGTCGTCGAGGCTCCACCACTGGCCGCTCTCCGCGTCGAAGCGCCACGAGGCTCCGAGCGCGGGATCGAAGTAGCCCTCGCCGATGTCGCGGATCTCGTAGTAGGGCTTCGTGCCGATCGAGGTGACGGTGGAGTCGGGCGTCCACCCGGCGCGGTCGCCGACCGTCACGCCGGTCCAGCCCTGTCCGTAGGCCGCGAGGCCGACGTTCAGCTGGTCGGGGCGGGCGCCGCCTGCGGTGTAGAGCGCGACGGCGTTGTCGATCGCGAGGCCCCAGTTGTTGGCGCCATCCGGGTGCAGGTTGCCCTGGTGACCGGTGTTGCCGGTCCATCCGCCGGCGTAGTCGTAGCCCTGCACGTTCAGCCAGTCGATCGACGCGAAGAGGCGGGCGGTGTTCCATCCGCCGGCGTTCGTGTTCCAGCCGCCGGCGGGACCGAATGCGGTGAGCAGGTAGCGTTCGCCGGTCTCGTCGCCGTAGGCGTCGAGCTGCGCGCGGAACTCCTCCATGAGGGCGAGGAAGTTCTCCTTGTCTTCGGGCTTCGCGTTCGCCGTCTCGCCGCCGTTGACGGGCCACTCCCAGTCGACGTCGATGCCGTCGAAGACGCCGGCCGCGGCGCCCGGGCCGCCGAGGCTGCCGACCTTCGGCAGGTCGCCCTTGAGGTAGACGTCGATGCACGAGGAGACGAGTGCGGCGCGGCTCTCGGGGGTGGATGCCGCCTCGGAGAAGTGGTCGGACCAGGTCCAGCCGCCGAGCGAGATGAGCACCTTCGTGTCGGGGCTGACCTCCTTCAGCTTCTTCAGCTGGTTGAAGTTGCCGGCGAGTCGCTGGTGCTTGTTCGCCTTGTCCTTCTTGCCGTCGACGGAGTCGGCCGCCGAGACGAGTCGGAGGTAGTCGTTCTGCGCGTCGCCCTCGCCCGGCACATCCGTGATCTCGCACTTCAGGTTCGACGTGACGTTGCCGAAGGCGTAGTTGATGTGGGTGACATCGTCGATCGCGCCCGTGCGCAGCAGGTCTTCGATCTGGTAGTCGCGGGTGACCGGGGTGTCCGCCATGAGGTAGCCGACCGAGCGGTATCCGTTGATCTCAGTCGGGCCCGCGGAGTCGGCGTGGCCGTGGTTGCCGTTGCCGTGCGCGAGTGCGGGGGAGGCCGCAGCAGCGGCGATGAGTGCGGTGGCGGCGGCCGTGACGGCCGCTCCTCGGAGCAGATGGCGTGGTGACATTGAATCCTCATCGATCGTCGTCGGAGCCGTGCTGGGTGAACGGTTGCGGCGACCGTAGCAAGATCGCCCCGAGTTTGGAAAGAGTCCTAACAAAGAATGTGGGATCGCGCGCATCGATCGCCGAGTTCGTTGCGGATTCCTCCATCGGATCGCGGGAGGTGTGCAGCTTCTGCACACGCGCGCGAGCGGGTGAAGAGCGGATGCCGCGGCATCCGTCGATGGGAACTGCCTCGATTCGACGGGGCTCGATACTCGTGATAGTGTTTCTTCTTGTGCCGCGGGGTGGAGCAGTTCGGTAGCTCGCTGGGCTCATAACCCAGAGGTCGTAGGTTCAAATCCTGCCCCCGCAACCAAGGTGTTCGTCAGAACGCACGAAGAAATCCCGGTCTCGAACGAGGCCGGGATTTCTGCGTTAACGCCGTCGTCGCCGAGCGGTGGATCGCCGCGGCCGGCAGCCCGGAATCCAGGTATTGGTCGGTCCGCCTCCGACGGTGACGTAAACTGGTTCTCCCGTCGCAGTGGCCTCGATTGGAGCCAGTGCGAAGGGATGACTGCCGCAAGGCAGTCGGTGACGCGGGGTGGAGCAGTTCGGTAGCTCGCTGGGCTCATAACCCAGAGGTCGTAGGTTCAAATCCTGCCCCCGCAACCAAAGAGTTCGTCAGAACGCACGAAGGAATCCCGGTCTCGAACGAGGCCGGGATTTCTGCGTTGACGGCAGATGTTCACACGCTGTTGCGCCCGGCGATCATCCGGATGAGCCAGGCGATCACCGCGATGGCGAGGAGGACGAGTCCGACCCACAGCAGGAAGTTGAGCGACTGCACGAGGCCGCCCGTGATCGCCAGGATGACGGCGACGACGATGACGATGATCAGCAGGATGTTCATGACGATTCCCTTCGTTTCTCCCGGCGACGTCGAGGTCACCGAGATGTCCACGTGATCGAACGTTATGGCTGCGTGGAGGTTCAGGGGAGGGGGTTGACATCTCGCGCTCGCTGGTTTGTGGCCTCCGCCTCGCGACGGGGCCCCCTGACCCGGACTCCGACCGCCCGAAAAGTCAATCCCTTTCGGGTCGGATCGGAACACGCGTACGTTCGAAACGGCGGCCCCGATGGTGCGGCCGCATGAACGAGGAGCACGAGAATGAGAGATCCAGATCCCGCTGATTCGAGCGGTTCGGACCAACTCGACGAGGCCGTCGAAGCGGCCGAACAGCATCAGCAGGCCGATGAGGACGCCGACCCGAACGAACACGTCGTCGTCCGCGACCCCGAGACCGGTCGCCTTCGCGAGGAGCGGGCGCAATGAGTTCCGTCCTCGATGACGTGCCTCATCACGAACGCGTCGCCCATGTGAACGGCCTTCCCCCGATCGGGCTGTGGTGGCCAATGCTCGAACGACCGCTGCGGCGAGAGGTGCTGGAGAACGTCCACGCGCCGCTTCGAGCCGTCGTCGTTCGTCGCATCTACGAACTCTGCGAACTCGACCCGGGCCACGCGCCGAAACTCGGTATGCGGCTCGGCGAGAACGAGCGCGCCTACATCGCGGGCTGGATGCACTCCGTCGACTGGAACTGACGATCAGTCATCGGCGCAACGGTCGGTCCGAGCCTGGTCTGCTCCCGCGAGATGAGGAAGAGGGTCATGAGAACCTCGCGGTGATCACCGCGATCATCGCGACGCCGGCCATGACCAGGGCCATCGCGGAGTAGCCGCCCACGGCCACGGCGATGACGGGGCCGAGGGCCGGCCCGAGTGCGGAGATCGCGGTGATCGGCGCGGCGAACACTCCGTTGATGCTGCCGTAGTTGCGGGTGCCCCATCGGTCGGCCACTGCGGACCCCTGCACCAGGGTCTGGGCGCCGCGAACGGCGCCGGCGATGATGCCGATGCCGATGAGGAGCCACGGCGGCCCGGGCACCAAGCCCATCAGCGCCAGGAGCACGACGGCGAGACTCGACGTGATGGCGAGCGGGATCCAGGGTTCGGTCCTGTGCGGAACCGCGACGTACAGCAGTCGGCCGATGACTTGACCTGCGCCGAGCAGACCGAGCGCCCATGCGGCGAGCTCGTACGTCATGCCCTTCTCCATGTAGAGCGGGATGATCGCGAGGGTGACGCTGAACAGTGCGGCCGCGAGGGCGACCATCGACACCTCGAGCATCCAGAACCGGCGCGTCCGGATCACGGCACCGACGTGATGCACCGCTTCTCCGGCGTGGGCTGGTGGGAGCGGAGCCCATGCGCGTTCGAGGAAGAACCAGTGCAGCGGCACCGTGAGGACGAGCAACGCACCCGCGAGGATCAGGAAGGTCGCGCGCCAGTCGAATGCGGTGAGGAGGCCGGCGACGATGGGAGCGAACACGGTCGAGGCGAGGCCGCCGGCCAGGGTCAGGATCGTCATCGCGCTGCGCCGCGAGTCGCCGTGGCGGCGGGCGATGACGGTGAACGCCGCCTGGTAGAGCACAGCCGCCTGCGCAAGTCCGCACACCACCCAGCCCAGCGTGAAGACGACCAGATCGGATGCCGCGCTGACGATCACCAGGCCCAGGCTGCCGACGACGGCCCCCAACGTCATGACGAGGCGCGGGCCGCGATCGTCGAGCCATCGACCGACGACGATGCCGGCCGCGGCGGAGACGATCAGCCCGCCTGAGAAGCACAGCGTGACCGTCGCAACGCCCCAGCCGGTCTCGTCTGCGATCGCCGGCGCCGCGACGATCAGGGTGTAGTACAGGATGCCCCAGCTGATGACCTGGCCGATGGAGAGCGCGGCCAGGCGCACTCCGAGCGGACGATTCGACACGGCCGACCGGGTGCCGGCCGTCAGCGGGAGGCGGTGACGTCGAGCAACTGCGACAGCTGGCCGAGCGCCCCGGGCACGAGCTTGTAGTAGGCCCAGGTGCCGCGCTTGCTGCGGGAGAGAAAGCCTGCTTCCATGAGGATCTTCAGATGGTGCGACACAGTCGGCTGGCTGAGTCCGACCGGTTCGATGAGGTCGCACACGCACGCCTCGCCGCCTTCCGACGCGGCGACGATCGAGACCAGTCGAAGTCGGGTCGGGTCTGCCAGGGCCTTCAGCTTCTTCGCGAGGTCATCCGCACGCTCCGCATCGATGGCCTCGCTGGTCAGCGGCGTGCAACACGCGACCGACTCCGGCTGGATCACAGGCAACAGCGTGGTGGACATGTCGACCATCCTATCCGAATATTGACAAACGTCGATGGAGTGTCCAAACTCAATATCGAAGTTCATCGATGCCTAGGAGGCGCACCACCATGACGCTGATCGATCTCACCGTCCCGAGCCTGCAGCAGCGCAGCCTCGACACCCTGCCCGTCGCGATCATCGGCGCGGGGCCCGTCGGCCTCGCAGCAGCCGCGAACCTCGTCGAGCGCGGCATCGACTTCGTCATCTACGAAGCGGGCGACGAGATCGCATCGAGCATCCGCCAGTGGGGGCACACTCGCCTCTTCTCGCCGTGGAAGCACGTCGTCGACCCGGCTTCACGTCGACTGCTCGAGGCCACAGGGTGGCAGCTGCCGGCCCCCGAGAGCCTCCCGACGGGCACCGAACTCGTCGAGCAGTACCTCGAACCGCTCGCCGCCCTCGACATGATCGCCGACCGGATCCGCACCGGCGTACGAGTCTCCGCAGTCACCAGGCAGGGCATGGACCGCACCCGCACCGCCCGCCGCGCCGCTACCCCGTTCCTGCTTCGCGCGCACACCTCCGACGGAGTCGAGGAGTTCACCGCGAGAGCCGTGATCGACACGTCCGGCACGTACGCCCACCCGAACAGCCTCGGCTCCTCCGGCCTGGAACCTCTCGGCCTCACCGAGGTCGCCGACCGCGTCAGCCACGCCCTGCCCGATGTGCTCGGCCGCGAACGAGCACGGTTCACTGGTCGACACACCACGGTGGTCGGCGCCGGGCACTCGGCGGCGAACACCCTGCTGGCGCTTGCCCAGCTCGCCGAGCAGGAGCCGGAGACGCGCATCACCTGGCTGATCCGCAACGCCAGCGCGGTCCGGGTCACGACCTCCGGCGACGACGGCCTTGCCGCCCGTGCGTCGATCGGTCGCCGCGTCGATGCGCTCGTGGCTGCCGGCCGCATCACCGTGGTCGACCGATTCGAGATCGTCCGGCTCGGCCGCAGCGACGACGGGGTTCGTGTCTACGGCGCTCGCCGCGGCGAACTGGTCGAGCACGACACCGACCTCGTGGTCAGTGCCACCGGCTTCCGGCCCGACCTCGACATGCTCCGCGAAGTCCGCCTCGAGCTGGACGAGATCGTCGAGGCCCCCAAGCGCCTCGCGCCGCTGATCGACCCGAACGTGCACACCTGCGGCACCGTCGAGCCGCACGGATTCGCCGAACTCACCCATCCCGAGCCCGGATTCTTCCTCGCCGGGATGAAGAGCTACGGCCGCGCCCCCACATTCCTCCTCGCAACCGGGTACGAGCAGGTCCGCTCGATCACCGCGTGGCTCGCCGGTGACGTCGCAGCCGCCAGCAACGTCGAACTCGTGCTGCCCGAGACCGGCGTGTGTTCCACCAGCCTCGCACCCGACGGCTCCTCGTGCTCGACGGACGACGCAGCGGGCGGGTCGCAGAGCAGCTGCTGCAGCTAGATCGCCGCGCGGCCTCCGTGTCATAGACTTCCATCTATGAGTGATGTTGCGGAGGCCGCGCGCGAGCTTCGGCTCATGTCCGACCCGACGCGTGCCCACATCCTCCGGAGCATCCTCGGCTCACCCGATGGACGTGTCCTCGTCGGGCGTCTCGCAGAAGACCTCGGCCTGCGACAGCCCACCGTGAGCCATCACGTGAAAGCGCTCCTCGACGAAGGCCTGCTGCAACGCGAGCCCGATGGGCGCCGGACCTGGTACTCGCTGGTGCCGGCCCACGCGGACCGCATCGCCGAGACGCTCGGCTGGCCCGAAGGCGAGATCGAGGTCGATCCGATCCTCGACCGGGTCGTGCAAGATCTCAGCGAACGATTCCGAGGCGTCTTCAGCGCGGAAACGGTCGAGCGCTACGTCCGGGAGAGCTACGAGCTCCTTGCAGCCCGGCCGACCCCCGGTCAGCGCGTTCCCTCGCTCGCCGCGCAGTTCGCAGCTGATCGTCTCGACGCGCTCGCCCGCCATGAGGCCGCGCCGAGGGAGTCCGTGCCAGAGGTGCTGTTCGTCTGCGTGCAGAACGCCGGCCGGTCCCAGATGGCCTCGGCGATCCTCCGGCACCTCGCCGGAGACCGGATCCATGTGCGGACCGCAGGCTCAGACCCGGTCGGCGAAGTGCGAACCTCCGTCCTCACCGCTCTCGACGAGATCGGCGTGCCGCTCGCCGGTGAATACCCCAAGCCGTTGACCGACGAAGTCGTCCGCGCGGCCGACGTTGTCATCACGATGGGTTGCGGCGACGCATGCCCGATCTACCCCGGTCGCCGATACCTCGACTGGGATCTGCCCGACCCGGTGGGCAAGCCGCTCGCCGAGGTGCGCGAGATCCGCGACGACATCGAGCGCCGCATCCGCGAGCTGCTCACCACGCTCTGACGAACGGACACGTCTCTGGCGTCGCAGCGAGCTTGTGACCCCGCAACCGAGGTGGCCAAATGATAGATGTGCGTCTATCATTCAAGTATGAGCACTGAGAAGCCCTCCGTCCTGTTCGTGTGCGTCCACAACGCCGGCCGTTCCCAGATGGCCGCGGGCTACCTTCGCGCCCTCGGCGGCGCCGGCGTCGAGGTGCGTTCGGCAGGGTCGGAGCCGAAGGATCAGATCAACCCGGTCGCCATCGAGGCGATGGCTGAGGAGGGCATCGACATCACCGGCAACACGCCGAAGATCCTCACGGTCGACGCCGTCAAGGAGTCGGACGTCGTGATCACGATGGGGTGCGGCGATGCCTGCCCGATCTTCCCCGGCAAGCGCTACGAGGACTGGGAGCTGGAGGACCCGGCAGGCAAGGACATCGAGACCGTACGCCGCGTCCGCGACGACATCCGAGGCCGTGTCGAAGCCCTCCTCGCCGAGATCGCTCCGGTCGCGTAGTCCGAGCGCGCCACAGCCTGCTGCAGACACCGGAAAGGACCCTCCCGTGAGTGACCAGACCATCGAGAACGTCGTCGTCATCGGCTCCGGACCCTCGGGCTACACCGCCGCGGTCTACCTCGCCCGTGCCGGTCTCGCCCCCGTCGTGCTCGCAAGCTCGGTCGAGGCGGGCGGCGCCCTCGTCACGACGACCGAGGTCGAGAACTACCCCGGCTTCGCCGAGGGCATCATGGGGCCCGACCTGATGGAGCAGATGCGGCAGCAGGCCGAACGCTTCGGCGCCCGCATCGTCTACGACGACGCCACCGAGGTCGAACTCGCCGGCGACGTCAAGACGATCCGCACGATCAACGGCGTCGAGTACCGGGCGCATGCCGTCGTGCTCGCGATGGGCTCGGCCTACCGCAAACTCGGCGTCGAAGGCGAAGAGCGGCTGACCGGCCGCGGCGTATCCTGGTGCGCCACCTGCGACGGCTTCTTCTTCAGGGGCAAGGACATCGCCGTCGTCGGCGGCGGCGACTCGGCGCTCGAGGAGGCCATGTTCCTCGCCCGCTTCGCCGACTCCGTCACCCTCGTGCACCGCCGCGATTCGCTGCGTGCCTCGCGCATCATGCAGGAGCGCGCACTGGCGAACCCGAAGATCCGCCCGTACTGGAACGCCGAGGTCATCGCCGCCGAGGGCGACGACGGACTCGAACGCCTCCGGCTGCGAGATACCACGACCGGTGAGGATGCCGCGCTCGACGCGACCGGCTTGTTCATCGCGATCGGTCACGACCCGCGCAGTGCGCTCGTCGAGGGCCAGGTCGAGCTCGACGATGACGGCTACGTGAGGGTGCGGCATCCGTCGACCCACACGAACCTCGAAGGCGTCTTCGCCTGCGGCGACCTCGTCGACAAGCGCTATCGCCAGGCCATCACCGCCGCCGGCACCGGATGCGCGGCCGCACTCGACGCCGAGCACTACCTGGCGGCCCGCGGCCTCGCCGACCCGGTTGAAGAGCAGGCGGCCATCATCTTGGAGACGCCGATGTAGGGATGCTGCCCGCTGCCCGCTGCCCGCTGCCCGCTGCCCGCTGCCCGCCTCGGCGGATGACGAGCCCGATTCATCGTTGTCGGATGGCGCCCGGATCATCTCGACCTCGGAGACCTCGCTGAAGATGGCCGTGATCTCCGAGCTTGCGATCAGCACCCTGGGTGTCATCATGCAGGGTGCTGTGGCGACCGCCGGACGAACGTCCTGACCGACGCAGCGGCATCGGCCGGGTCGTTTGCCACTGTTGCAGGGGGTGCGAGTCGTGTTTGACTGACGCGAAGGCGTTCCAAGCGGCTCATCTGAGAACTGGCGGTGGCGACATGTCGGAATCGGCGACCCATCTCGAAGACGGCCCGATCGTGGTGGGCATCAAGCCGGGCCTGCCGTCGCGGATCATCGAGACCGCCGAGCGCACGGCCGGCTCGATGGGCTGCGAGGTCATCTTCGCCTACGTCGAGCTCAACAGCGCCCTCGTCGAACTCGACCCCACGGAGCCGCGCCTGAACGAGTCGCTCGACCCCGAGATCGACGACGAGATGGCAGGCGTCTCGGCGGCGCTCAGCGACATGCTGACCGCCGCGCTCGCCGGCACCCGCGTCCAGTGGTCCTTCCGAGTCCTCGCAGGGGATCCGGCGAGCGCGTTGTCGCGACTGGCGGCGGATGTCGGGTCGCGAATGCTCGTCGTCGGCACCAGGCGGCACGGACCGATCCATCGCGTCGAGGCGTTCTTCGCCGGCTCGGTGGCGAAGTCGCTCGCGATGGGCCAGAGCCGCCCGGTGCTGCTCGTCCCGCTCAACCGAGACGCCGACTGAGTCTTCGTACGCGGCCTACGTCTCGAAACCCAGCTCGAACGCGCTCATCGCCTCGAGCAGGAGGTTGCGGCGTCCATGATGATGGTCGGCGCGGTTCAGCGACGGATGGGCTGCATTGACGCCGATGCGCAGCGAGATCCCGGCCTCGAAGGAGGCCGGGATCTCGCTGCGTTGAGGAAGTCCTCTGGACTCGGCGCGGTCTATGCGGACTGCAGCGCCTTCGACTTCAGTGCGTCGAACTCGGCCTGCGTGATCGCACCGCTGTCGAGGAGCTGCTTGCCCTTCTCGATCTCCGCCGCCGCTGACGACGACGAGGAGCCCGCGACGCTCCGGATGTAGTCGGCGCTCGCCGCCTGCGACTGCGCCACCCTGGCCGCGTTCCGCTCGGCCATGCCCTGGCCGCGCGCGATCAGATAGATGAACGCAGCGAGGAACGGCACGAACACCAGGAACAGCACCCAGAGCGCCTTCGCCCACCCGTTCAGCGAATGGTCCCTGAAGATGTCGACGATCACGGTGATGAAGACCCAGATGCACGCGATGACCACGTAGAACCAGAAGAGCCAGACGATGAAGTCCCAGAAGCTGTTCATATCGACGCCTTTCGTATCGTTGCGGGGTTCACCGCACCTGCCGCGAGAATATGTCCCGGTGGTTCCACGCGCATCATGCGATTCGGATGAAGACCGGCCCGCGGCATCCGTCGTCGGCCGCACCGCGATCGCGAGACTTCTTCGGCGGGGCTCTGCCGGCACGGGGGAGGCGCAACTGCGCTGCATCACGCAGATCGAATGATTCGGACCGCTGCTGCGCTCGGTAGCGTCGTCGCGCACCCGGAGATCGGAGAGCACCATGCGGTGGAACAGGAAACGACCCGTGGAGAGCCCGCCCGACGAGACCGAGGGCTCGACCGCACTGGCCGAGCCCGCGAACCCCCACCGCAACGCGTTCATCATGATGGGCATCGGCGGGGCGACCATCGCGGCGTTCGGCCTCGCGGCGATCGCGGGCATCTTCGCCCCGTTCTTCCTCGGCGTCGTGCTGACGATCTGCGTGCACCCGCTCCGCGTGTGGCTCGAGCGGCACGGGGTGCCCCGGGGCATCGCGACCGGCGCCGTGATCGTCACGGTCATCGGCCTGCTGCTCGCTCTGGGCTACGCCATGGTGGTGGCGTTCGGGCAGTTCGGCGCCCTGCTGGCGGAGTTCAGCGACCAGATCGCCGCGTTCGGGCAGGATGTCGCGGCCTGGCTGTCATCGATCGGCGTCGCCTCGGGCGAGGTCGACACGATCTTCGCGAGCTT
The sequence above is a segment of the Agromyces hippuratus genome. Coding sequences within it:
- a CDS encoding class I SAM-dependent methyltransferase produces the protein MGVDLRGGEWLDDNLANWDERVAVHVASEMYDRTRLREGGDVLDPIVRETLARLYPDGLEGLRVLHLQCHFGSDTLSLANLGATVVGIDFSPQAVAEARRMADELGLSQRARFIEANVYDARHMLPEPESFDLVFTSWGTIGWLPDVAEWARIVSWFVKPGGRFVFADGHPTAFVFDGDGGPGGLPAFAYPYANESPDIIDDPSDYADAEVALANARTWEWTHPLGEVVAALRDAGLDIETFTEHYRVPWRIFPATVDLGDGMYGWPAEQWLPLSYELVAVPRTTPVE
- a CDS encoding glycoside hydrolase family 18 protein; protein product: MSPRHLLRGAAVTAAATALIAAAAASPALAHGNGNHGHADSAGPTEINGYRSVGYLMADTPVTRDYQIEDLLRTGAIDDVTHINYAFGNVTSNLKCEITDVPGEGDAQNDYLRLVSAADSVDGKKDKANKHQRLAGNFNQLKKLKEVSPDTKVLISLGGWTWSDHFSEAASTPESRAALVSSCIDVYLKGDLPKVGSLGGPGAAAGVFDGIDVDWEWPVNGGETANAKPEDKENFLALMEEFRAQLDAYGDETGERYLLTAFGPAGGWNTNAGGWNTARLFASIDWLNVQGYDYAGGWTGNTGHQGNLHPDGANNWGLAIDNAVALYTAGGARPDQLNVGLAAYGQGWTGVTVGDRAGWTPDSTVTSIGTKPYYEIRDIGEGYFDPALGASWRFDAESGQWWSLDDPKSVTAKAEWLAGQGYGGAMWWDLSGDYRNELGSALGEALRSADEGPLD
- a CDS encoding MFS transporter encodes the protein MSNRPLGVRLAALSIGQVISWGILYYTLIVAAPAIADETGWGVATVTLCFSGGLIVSAAAGIVVGRWLDDRGPRLVMTLGAVVGSLGLVIVSAASDLVVFTLGWVVCGLAQAAVLYQAAFTVIARRHGDSRRSAMTILTLAGGLASTVFAPIVAGLLTAFDWRATFLILAGALLVLTVPLHWFFLERAWAPLPPAHAGEAVHHVGAVIRTRRFWMLEVSMVALAAALFSVTLAIIPLYMEKGMTYELAAWALGLLGAGQVIGRLLYVAVPHRTEPWIPLAITSSLAVVLLALMGLVPGPPWLLIGIGIIAGAVRGAQTLVQGSAVADRWGTRNYGSINGVFAAPITAISALGPALGPVIAVAVGGYSAMALVMAGVAMIAVITARFS
- a CDS encoding ArsR/SmtB family transcription factor, yielding MSTTLLPVIQPESVACCTPLTSEAIDAERADDLAKKLKALADPTRLRLVSIVAASEGGEACVCDLIEPVGLSQPTVSHHLKILMEAGFLSRSKRGTWAYYKLVPGALGQLSQLLDVTASR
- a CDS encoding NAD(P)-binding domain-containing protein; the encoded protein is MTLIDLTVPSLQQRSLDTLPVAIIGAGPVGLAAAANLVERGIDFVIYEAGDEIASSIRQWGHTRLFSPWKHVVDPASRRLLEATGWQLPAPESLPTGTELVEQYLEPLAALDMIADRIRTGVRVSAVTRQGMDRTRTARRAATPFLLRAHTSDGVEEFTARAVIDTSGTYAHPNSLGSSGLEPLGLTEVADRVSHALPDVLGRERARFTGRHTTVVGAGHSAANTLLALAQLAEQEPETRITWLIRNASAVRVTTSGDDGLAARASIGRRVDALVAAGRITVVDRFEIVRLGRSDDGVRVYGARRGELVEHDTDLVVSATGFRPDLDMLREVRLELDEIVEAPKRLAPLIDPNVHTCGTVEPHGFAELTHPEPGFFLAGMKSYGRAPTFLLATGYEQVRSITAWLAGDVAAASNVELVLPETGVCSTSLAPDGSSCSTDDAAGGSQSSCCS
- a CDS encoding metalloregulator ArsR/SmtB family transcription factor; translation: MSDVAEAARELRLMSDPTRAHILRSILGSPDGRVLVGRLAEDLGLRQPTVSHHVKALLDEGLLQREPDGRRTWYSLVPAHADRIAETLGWPEGEIEVDPILDRVVQDLSERFRGVFSAETVERYVRESYELLAARPTPGQRVPSLAAQFAADRLDALARHEAAPRESVPEVLFVCVQNAGRSQMASAILRHLAGDRIHVRTAGSDPVGEVRTSVLTALDEIGVPLAGEYPKPLTDEVVRAADVVITMGCGDACPIYPGRRYLDWDLPDPVGKPLAEVREIRDDIERRIRELLTTL
- a CDS encoding arsenate reductase ArsC; this encodes MSTEKPSVLFVCVHNAGRSQMAAGYLRALGGAGVEVRSAGSEPKDQINPVAIEAMAEEGIDITGNTPKILTVDAVKESDVVITMGCGDACPIFPGKRYEDWELEDPAGKDIETVRRVRDDIRGRVEALLAEIAPVA
- the trxB gene encoding thioredoxin-disulfide reductase, with product MSDQTIENVVVIGSGPSGYTAAVYLARAGLAPVVLASSVEAGGALVTTTEVENYPGFAEGIMGPDLMEQMRQQAERFGARIVYDDATEVELAGDVKTIRTINGVEYRAHAVVLAMGSAYRKLGVEGEERLTGRGVSWCATCDGFFFRGKDIAVVGGGDSALEEAMFLARFADSVTLVHRRDSLRASRIMQERALANPKIRPYWNAEVIAAEGDDGLERLRLRDTTTGEDAALDATGLFIAIGHDPRSALVEGQVELDDDGYVRVRHPSTHTNLEGVFACGDLVDKRYRQAITAAGTGCAAALDAEHYLAARGLADPVEEQAAIILETPM
- a CDS encoding universal stress protein, which gives rise to MSESATHLEDGPIVVGIKPGLPSRIIETAERTAGSMGCEVIFAYVELNSALVELDPTEPRLNESLDPEIDDEMAGVSAALSDMLTAALAGTRVQWSFRVLAGDPASALSRLAADVGSRMLVVGTRRHGPIHRVEAFFAGSVAKSLAMGQSRPVLLVPLNRDAD
- a CDS encoding SHOCT domain-containing protein; this encodes MNSFWDFIVWLFWFYVVIACIWVFITVIVDIFRDHSLNGWAKALWVLFLVFVPFLAAFIYLIARGQGMAERNAARVAQSQAASADYIRSVAGSSSSSAAAEIEKGKQLLDSGAITQAEFDALKSKALQSA